AATATGAACTTCTGACCGAATATGAGTTTATTCATCATCGTAACAAATGCAGTCTTTATATCATCATCTCGTATGAACTGCATAGAACATTCCGTTATATTGCTTATATGCTTACTGCAACACCAAGCGATGTATTTTCTTCCAGATGAATGAATCCGTCTTTTAAAGGTACTGCCACATTCAGAGCAAATAATTGTATTTGATAATCTAAAATTGAGCCACTAAAGCGAGGTTCGATCACAATAAAAATGAGCCACGGCATTTCCAAATCAAATCCTCTCTCTTATGATAGAAAGCGGAAGTCAAACTACATAAGAGGGGAAGAAGAAAAGGATGATCACCATGGCTCAATACCATCATATCAAATTTTTAAAGGAGGTTGAAGGATTATCGCAAAGACAAATTGCGAAACAACTTGGGATTTCACGAAATACCGTCCGCAAGTACCTATCGAATCAGACAGCTCCAACGGTCATTCAACGACAGAATGTATATCGGACCAAGGAATATTCCGCTGAAACAAAACGAGTACTCCCGATNNNNNNNNNNNNNNNNNNNNNNNNNNNNNNNNNNNNNNNNNNNNNNNNNNNNNNNNNNNNNNNNNNNNNNNNNNNNNNNNNNNNNNNNNNNNNNNNNNNNGCCACCTATATTCATCCATTTATGGAAGTAAGCGATTCGAAAATGGCTCAATTTTTAAGTGATCGACCTGGCTCAATTTATTGTTGACAAAAACAATAATTTTACTGGAGAAAGAATATCGATTTAGATATTTGCTGTTGCGTTTTTCGATGCTTTTTTCTTTTGCTCTCTGATTAAGAATGGCATCTACTGCTTGAAAATCCTCATGGCTGATAATTGCCTCATGATGGTTTTCTACTAGATACATATTTTTCTCACCATAATTAGTGTGCCTGTTAAAATGGCTGTCAGTATAAGTCTTTTGTAAAATAACATCGCCAGTATATTTTTCATTGGTCAGAATCCCTCGAATCGTAGTAGCTGTCCAACGACCGCGTCTTTTTGAAGGGATACCCTTTTGATTAAGATCATTTGCAACTTTCTGTGTACCTTTTCCCGATAATACCTCTGCAAAAATATACTTCACAACTTCAGCCTGCTTGGGGTTTACTATCATCTGACCGTCAATATTTTGATACCCATATGGTGGGTAGGAAATTTTAAAGGTTCCGTTTTGAAATCGTCTTTGAATTGCCCACTTAGTATTTTCTGAAATGGAAATTGACTCACTTTCTGCAAGCCCACTTAAAATGGAGAGCATCAATTCACTTTCCATTGAACCCGTATTGATATTTTCCTTCTCAAAATAGATATGAACCCCAAGGTCTATCAGTTTTCGAACCATCTCCAAGCAGTCTGTAGTATTTCTCGCAAATCGGCTGATGGACTTTGTAATAATTAAGTCAATCCTTCCAGTTTCACAGTCTGATAACATTCTAAGCAGGTCAGAGCGGTTTTCCTTTTTCGTGCCACTGATTCCCTCGTCATAATATAAGCCTGCATATTCCCATTCTGGATTCGCCTTTATATAAGTCTCATAATGAGCCTTTTGCGCTTGCAAGCTGACTAGCTGTTCATTACTATCTGTTGAAACTCGGCAGTAGGCAACTACTCGTGTTTTTGGCTTAATAAAAGAGTTGGCTAGATTCCCTTCTATTTTCGTTATCTTTTTCATCCTCTCACCTCCTTCTTGGTAGGTCACATATTACCTCTGAAACCCTTATATATCAACGGTTTCAGGGCATTATCTCAGCTAAAAAGGGGGAGAATGTTTGGCGATTGAGTGCATCTATCTTGTTGAATTCTACTTCAGTTATTAAGCCTTTTTCGAGCATCTTTCTCAGCAATTTTTCTGCCTGAATATAATCAAACTCACGTTGTAACTGTTCCTGTGACACTCTCTTAAGTGCGGTGGTGTTTTTGTCTATAACCTCATCCGAGATCTTCGTAACTTTTTTATCCTCGTGCTGATTCACTAGGAATCACCTCCTACCTAATAGCCGTGGGAACAGGTCGAAGTTGAGGATTTGTAGAATTTAATTAAATCAAGGCATAAAAAAAGAGCCTGCAAGGGAAGAACCCCCGCAGGCTAGATAAATTAATAGTTTAATATTTTATTTAGGAATCTCGATGATTTTTAACTCGCTCAATTTGTTAATCATACTTAATAAATGCATCCGTAAAGCCTGCCTTTTTAGCCTTGGCAAGCTGTGCCTCAGCATTTGCTTTGTCCGAATATGCACCAATTTGCACACGGTAATATTTCTTATTCACCAGCTCAACTGTTTTATTTTCAGCACTTAATAGTTTCTTCACATCCACTCGAAAGGTGTCCATACTCTTCCCATGTTTAGGAAACCAGTGCATCACATCCCCATGATTGCTGGCAATGCCTCGTTTATAACCTTCGCTATGGCAGATGATATCCTTCTCACTAAACCTATAGAGTTTGCAGAGATATACACAAAGCTCTACAGATTCCTTATAAACGGCAGAAAAATACGAGGCATCGGTTAGACTGTCCTCGCAGATTTCAAATCCTATATGAGTATTGTTCGCAGCTCCGCCAGCATGCCAACCTCGGTGATTCCAAGGCAATGTTTGATAGGTGGCAATAGAGCCATCTGCTAATTTACCAATAAAGGCATGAACACAAACTTGACGACCTCCAGGTTTATCTTGATTCCAATGGTTGTTGTACTGGTTCTTTCCAAGCAAACCGTCGTCTGGGCCAACATATCGCTTGAGCCACGGGTTATTGGCTCCGGTCGAGTGAACCATAATACCCTTTGGCGTTATGGTTTTACCCGCTTTGAAGCAGGCATTGTTCGTAAGTAATAGTTTGCGTAACTTCATTAAAATCACCTCTAATCAAATATTAAGTCAATCATCTTCCACCACCAGGCTTAGGCGGTTCCCCATCACGTCCATGTAGTTGCTGTAAAACCGATTTTAGGTTTTCTGGAATAGGCAGTCCAATATGTCCAGCGTTCTCTAAAATGGATACTCCTTCATTACTTAGGTAGAAAAAGATTACTGCTGTTCGTAAAATGCCACTGTTTTCTCCAATACTAACCAAAATTTGTGTATCGATAATATGAGCGATGCCTACCATTATAAAGATGAGTACCTTTTTGAAAATTCCCTTAGCACCGATTTCGCTATACAGTTTTTTGTTTACAATTGCACAAAAGACACCTGTCAGGTAGTCAATGATCACAAAGGCTACCAGTGCATAGAGAAATCCGTCATAACCTCCGAGAAACCATCCAAGAAATCCACCGACTGCGGCAATAGCCAGCTGTATCCAATTCCAAATCTCTTTCATTAATAGACACCTCCATTTCGTGTATTTCCATATATAAAAGCGCCCTTGCAGATGACAAGAGCGCTGAATATTACCTTTACATTATTTGAATTAGATCATGAATTTGTTGCATTACATCCGCCTTTGGTCGTCCTGTACCGAAAGGTAGCCATGTGACTGGTGGTATATCGAATGCCTGCGAAGAATCAAAGCCATTAATCATTATAATAATTGAATCAATAGCCTTGCGTATTTCAACGATATGAAATGGCCAATTCTTAACAGTGGTCTTTCCTGTGATGATCTCCTCTTTCCAAGTCACAGGAGATAGATTGTAATAGCTACGCACTCTATTTACAGCAGTTCGAAGCGTCTGAATATGTGCTGCCTTCACGTGTGTCACATTTGGAGTGATGATTTCAAAAGGTAATGCCAATATCGTAAAAGTACGAACAACTTCTATACTTGCTGATTCGATATCACTGTCAAGACAACGGAAGGTAACCGTATGATTACCTGCAGAAAGCGGTTCAGCTTGGTAAATTGTCTTGACCCCATTACCAAGATAGCCGCTTACAGAAAACCGCTCAGGATTGTCTACGCTGTTTTGCCATGAACCAGAGTCAATCCTTACCTCCACTATTTGTGTTTGTCCATCCGGTTCAATTCCTGTTGTGATCATAAAACGTGGTGTAGCATTATAAGTAAAATTGCCAGACATTGGACAGTCCACTATCGGTGCTACAGGCGGGCTGTTTTTCTTTACCGCGTTACTAACAACATAGGCAGACACTGCATCAAGTGCATCTGTGACGCTGATTCGATAACGAGTATATCTACCGGCAACCTGTGAGGCATTTACCTGAAGAGTGCCTGAAGTCGCATTGGAAATAACTGTCGTCAGTGCTTCATAAGCAGACCAATTTAGTCCATCTATCGAAGTGGCCTGTTGAATAACATATTGCTTGATGGAGCTGGTTCCAGGTACCGTTCCACTCCACGAAAGGTTTATTGTATTTACTTCATAGATAGGAGGGTTTGCGGTAAAAGAAGTCGGCGGTATTGGTAGTATGTTTTTACGAACAGTATTACTGGTAATAGTCCAGCCTGAGTAAAAATCCTCTCCAGCTGTACCACGGGTTCTTATTCGGAACCGACGATAATGACCACGTGTAGCAGGTGGACTGACATTTAAAATACTGCTTGTTGCAGAAGTATTGACTATCGCCAATGCCAACCAAGCACCCCAATTGCTATTATCTGGCGAATCACTATATTGTATTTCGTAGGAAGTGATGGGATTACCTGCGCCACCAGCTGCTCCACTCCACGAAAGAGTAACGTTTCCTTCAGATAATGTTGCACTTACCGTGCAGGCAGTCGGTGCTGCACAGGCAGTGATGTTGCAATAAATGCTATTACTGATTTTCTCTATTGAGTAAACATCAAATGTGTCAATTGTCCAAATACCAAATTGTGTATATGTTCCTGGGGTCCTCGATACAATTGGATTATAGCTACCACCGCTTGCTGCCAATGTCAACATGGTCAACACATTCCACGCACTCCATGTGCTGTTATCCGTGGATGTGCGACTGGCAATTTGATACCCCTTAATTGGACTGGTACCGCTAGACGCTCCGCTCCAAGTAAGTGTGATAGTCTCATTACTATATGCCGCAGGGGAGGCAACAGCAGTCGTTGCTGGCTTTGGTACCGTATTCCTGCGGACGCTGTTTGTGGATACTTTCCAGCTAGAGTAATAACTAGCTCCTGCTGTACCACGGGTTCGTACACGAAATCTTCGGTAATTACCTCGCGTTGAGGGCGGTGCTACTGATACACTGCCACTTGATGCTGTGGTGGTCACAGTTGTCAGAGCAGTCCATGCTCCCCATGTGATGTTATCGGCAGAATCACTATATTGAATCTCATAACTAGAAATCGTATTATTGATGCCCCCAGAAGCACCACTCCAAGAAAGAGTCACATCCCCTTCCGCAAGTGTCGGGGAAACCGTACAAGATGTCGGTGCTCCACATGCTGTAGTAAGCAATGGAGAGCTTAATACCGTATAACTCGAATTGGTAATTACACCAGAGGATAATGGCAATCGCCCATCAGATACCACTTTGAATGTGACTGGCTGGGTTGCATTACCTGTAGTAGAAGCACAGGTCACCGAAACATACCTGAGTCTTGGTGTAGTTCCATCCCAGTTATCCCCGTCCGCCGCTTTGATTCGCACCTGCGAAGAAGATCCATTTACAGTCATTGTACAAAGCAATGCATAACCATTATGGATGAAGGAACCTGAAGAACCCAATGCAGCGGATATGGTAAAGTTGTATGTCATCTGGCTATTATTAGGTCGGCTTTTAGTATAAGTAATCGTGTAATAAACGGTCGGGCTGGAACCCGCCTGCAGAGTGATGCCGTTAATATCCGCCACTTATATTCACCTCCTATTCATAAACCGCAGAAACTAGCGAGTTTACCAACCCGCAAAGACTAGTATTCAACCGAGTATCAATAATGTTATTTGCTGAAATCGATGTAGCAGCTGAAGGTATTAGAACATCAGCAATACCTAGTTCATAGACATCGCTTGTTCTTGTCAATTCCGGAGCTATGGGCGATGCCGTTGGAGTACCAGTAACAATGGCGAGCTGAATGCTTCTCGTAATTTGACTTAAACGAACCACAACCCTGTCTATGCGAGGATTGCTCCCAGCTGCTGTAGCAAGGGGTTTATTTAAAACATCCGTATTTTCATATCTATAACCATTAATCCATGCACTGCCCGGTGCTATGGTTACTGCTAATCCAATCCCAGGAGATACCAGTAAGTTTGTTGGTGTCGCATAAAACACACCATTCGAGACAAGGCTTCCAAAGTATGCAGCGAAGTCCGTTGCATCATAGACTCTATCACCATCGGATGAATTGAAAAATCCGCTTTTTTCCATCAATCACTCCTCCTTCTATTCCGTTTTTGTATACTCTATTACTACATAGCCTGTATACGCAGTTCTATCATTGCCTGGTTCGACTACAATGTCGGTCTTATTTGCGAAGAGTCCGATTTGCGATGCGAAGTTGTTGTACCGGGCAAGGGGCAGTGGCAAGAATACGGTCCCATTTGTCGCAAAGCCTGTTAAACTGACAATAGTGCTGAGGTTTGATATGCCGTGAGCTACGCTTTTCGGTGTCGCATTTGTAAGTGACCCAAGATTCACTTGCTTGCGATAAATTGTCTTACCATCTATCCATAGTCGCCCAGTGTTTTGTTCTGTAGTTGAATAGTCGCTAAAAGAAGAAACCATTTTAGTAGCTGTAATTGTACGGTCTGCAATTTTTAAACCTGTAACTGCTCCATTGGCAATTCTTGCAGTAGTTACAGGTTCATTATTGATATTAAGCCAGTTTGCTTGTCCAGAAGGGTTATTAAATACGAAAACAGAAATCACATAGAAAGTCAGCGTATTGCGAGAAATAAAGAAACCCATTGCCCGCTGATATCCATTTCCCGTATTGTCCCCGCTATGTTTTATCAAAAAGACATGGCCGTCGTCACTTGGCTGGTCACTAAACTTATTGCCACTCCATGAGGTGAAATAAAAGGCATCTCCAGGTTTCATATAATACAACGCATATTGTCCAATCGATATAGTTCCTCCGCCAACATTGATTTCGAGCGCAGGTAGTTTTCCATACAGATTGTTGATAGTAGATGCTACGTTGTCTCCTTGAATCTTTGAATCTACCTCCGTCAAGTCGCCTAAGGTTTCCTCAACTGTTACTAGCGTATCCTCCACTGCTCCTAAAGCCTGTGCAATTTCAGATATGCCAGTTGGAGCCGATATTGCTGTTTTCACCTCGCTCAAGTCGGAGTGTAATTTTTGGGCTATTGTCAATTCAGCTTTTCCGAATACTACACTGATACTCTGGCCATCTGCGTCATAGGTTTCTTCAACTTCGGTGATGCGTGTCGTCATGGATACACCCCATGCTTTGGAAATGACTTTGACGGTCTGCCCAAGATCGAAGTCTATCTTATATGACAAATTACCGTGTGGATTGACCGATGTATCAAATGAATAGCGTATGGCTTGCTCACTCAGCTTACTTTGACCTCGAAAGATTAGTGTATCAATGTAATCTAAACCAAAGTCTTCTGCCCGTAAGTCCTTAGCATCCACAAAAATTTCGTGCCTTGTCTCACCAGAGCCACTTGTAATTGCAACAAAAGTTCTGTCTGGACCTTCTCCTTCACCACCAACAAGGGCGGTGTTGGCATAATCTCCAGCACTTATTGTATAAATCTGTTCTGTAAGGTTTTCATATTCCTTAGAAAATACAGCTTGTGATTCCGTTCCCATATATAACGCTACGGTAAAAACCCCTGTAGCAGGAGTGAACACAGTCTTAATGCCAACATCCGATGCAACACATAGTTCCGTCACAGCATCCATCAAATTTCGATACGATACCTGTGTGCTGATAGGAACATTAAAGTTTGGAGCAGAAAAGGATATGTTCGCAATCTTCCTTGCTACATCAGAAGGATTGATAAGATTATTATTTAAAAGTTGCTCTACACAAGTAGAAATATCACCAGACAATTTCTCCGTTTGCCAAACAATGCGGCGGGAGAGGAAGGAAGTTGCAAACCGACCACTTGCAGTAATAATTTCATGCTCGGTTTGAGAAAGTTCCAGATGTTCGATGATCCCGACTTCCTCATCATCATTTTTCCAGATGATATTTCCTTCCTTTAATAGCTCTGTATTTTCCGTAGTTGCAATCGCTTTTAACTCAAATGAGCCGCACTGGGAATAGCGTCTCGTCCAGCGTAAGTACTCAAAGGACTCCACAATGCCCACAAGCTCTCGGTTTGAATTGTAGATATACAGTTCCATCTTCACACCCCCAAAAACTGCGGACGAAAGTATATGCTAACCTCTAACAGTTCCATATTGACAGAAGCATCGTAACGCAGTGTATTAAGACCCGCCGCGAGTTGAAAGAACACCGAATTGGTATCCAACAGGGAAAATGCATTTGTAACCGTTGACCCATCAATCTGGACCACACGCTTACTAGCGAAGTGGGTATATACACGAAGTTCATCCCCAGCGCTCATTGTTGTGAGAAGTCGGATATACTCGCCAGTATCTATGTTTAATAGTTCAGGATTCGACACAGTGCCTAATGCCCTAAACACAATTTCACATCCGCAAGATACATCCCCGATATTTTCCACCGTTATAATCTGGCTAGGCTGACGCATTCCAAACTCCATCCCACTCGTTGGAATTTCCAGTTCAAACTCAAACAGTGGTATCCATGATGCCAGTTCCTCTCGCACCTCATTTAATGTCTCGAAGAAAGGGGATGGGCAGAGTAGGCTGATAAAGAAATTAGGTATTCGTTGCCGATTAGAAACACTAAAGCCTGCCTCCTCCACCACACAGGATATCTGTCGGTCACGGTATTGAAGGGTCCCAAGTAGCTTTGGGCTAAATATTTGAAGGAATCGTTGTCTCCTTTTATAGGCTTCATCGGGAGTATCAGCAACAACCGTACCTTCAATTGTTATGTTTCGCATATCTAGCGTGGAAGAAATATAAAAAGCGCCATCCTGATCTGGCGCCTTGAAAGTGTTGACGGTTTGACGCACATTGCCAGTACCATCTACCTTCGTAAGAAAGTACGGTCGGCTTTGCTTAAGCGTAATGCTCTCTCCGTCTCTATTGGTGTATGTTAGCTCCATTGCCGTACCTCCCTTACAATTCAAGTGCCAGTTTACGGGATAGATTCTTAAACTCCCGTGCTAGTTCTTTTTCTGATAGAGCCTTAGGTGTCATAACTGAAATATTTTGAGTGATACTTGCACCAGTGGCATTGCCTTGCCCAGATACACCTCTGTAATTAAAATCAAAGGTCGTTGGTACTGCATTTTGCATATCCTTTGAAACTGCTGTCATTGCATCCTCAAAACCCACGCCGATACCTTCACCCATGTTGTGACCAATTCCAGCAAATAGGGTTGAAGGGGAGCGGATACCCAAGAAGTCTTTAATCCTTGAAACAACATTTCCGAAAAATCCAGAGATTTTACTCCATAGCCATGCACCTGCGTCTGAAATCCCCTTCCACAATCCTTTAATTAAATTTCCGCCTACTTGAGACATTTGACCGATATAACCAGTAAAGGCTCTGACCAGTCCAGAGATAATCTGAGGAACTGCTTTAACGATCTCCACGATTATCCTTGGCAGATTTGCAATAAGTGCCACAAACAGTTGTACACCCGCTAGGATAATCTTATCGATGTTGCCAATAATTGCATTCACCAGTGAACTAACAATCTTGGGAATAGCACCTACAACAGTAGTAATAATCTGTGGCAATGCCTGTATGAGTGATATTAGAAGCCGGATACCTGCATCAATAATCAAAGGAATCGACCCAATAACAGCACTGATGATACTATCGATAATTTGCGGAATTGCTTCCACAACTGCTGTAATAATGGTAGGCAAAGCTGTAACCAGTGAGGTCAATAATTGAATCCCCGCTTCAATAATCTGCGGAATAGATTTAATGATGAAATCCACTATTGCTTTGATGATGACAGGCAACGCAGAAGTAAGCTGAGGTATTGCATCTACCAATCCCTTTGCTAATCCTATAATCAACTGCAATGCGGCATCCAAAATGAGAGGTAGATTATCCATCAATCCTTGGACAATCTGCATAACTGCAGAAACTGCCGCAGGGATGAGTTGTGGTAACGCTATGCCGATTCCCTCCACAAGTGCTGTTACTAATTCAATTGCTGCATTTATTAGCAGTGGAAGGTTATCAATTAATGCACCGACAATCGTCATTAGAGCACTGACCGCAGCCGGAATAAGTTCCGGTAAAAGGTTCAAAATTGTTTCCAGTACTTGCGTGAATATATTTGTGACTAATTCAAGAAGCATAGGAAGCAAGTCACCTACAGCTGTTAAAATTGCACCTGTCGCTGTCGGTAATGCGGCTACGATATTCTCTAAAACCGGTACGATATTGGTGACAACCGCCTCAAAGGCATCCACAAGATTCTCAGTCAGATTTGTCATATCCGCATTGGCATTGCCGAGTCCGGCTGTAAATGAGCCAAGTGCAGCTTGTAACAATCCAATGGAACCGGATATTGTCTGGGTTGACTCTCTCGCAAAATTCCCAGCATACTGCTCCGTATTCTCAAAGAACATCTGCATTGCCACTTCAGCCTTTTCCGCTTGTGTTGCGGTATTCCAAGTAAAATCCAGACCCTTTGCGAGAGCATAGGCTTCGATGTTTGTAGCGTTCATCGCAACACCTAAGTTATCCATCATATCAAAGTTACCCTTTGCCGCCCCAGTGACTGCCTCCAATGCCGAGGACATATCAATACCCATAACAGATGCCATATCTGCCGCACGTTGCATGGCCTTTTCAGTTAGCTCAAGACTCCTCTGTTGCTGTATACCAGAACCTTGTAACAATGCCCCCATTTTATTGGCAGTAGCAAGATACTCACTTTGGGAAATACCGAGGTTTTTATAGGCTTCCTCACCGGTTTTCTGAATCGATGCAGCGTATGCTCCAAAAACCGCCTCCGATCCACCTAGGTTTTGTTCTAATTCTCCGAACTGAGTAACTACCTCTTTACCTAACTTAATAGCCGCGGCTCCAGCTGCAACGGCAACTGCACCCATAGCCACACCAATTCCCTTTAGTACACCGCCAAGCTTTTCAAACCTGCCACCTGCGTCTTCTGCACTTTTACCGGAATCCTCTAACTCTTCACCAAGATTCTCGGCTTCAACTGTGGACTCCTCAAGTTCACGCTCCATAAGGTTCAGTTCTGCTTGTGCCCTGTTCAGCTGAATCTGCCAGTTCTGAGTACGGCGGTCATTTTCACCAAAAGAGGAGGAGGCATTATCAAGGGCAGCCTTAAGGGTAGAAATCTTTTCTTTCTGTGCGTCAATTTCTTTATTCAAAACGGCATTACGAGCGGTAACTGACTGAATGGATTTATCGTTTTTATCAAACTGACTCGTTACAAGGGCCATTTCACTGCCCAATACTTTAAATGATTGATTGATTTCTCGCAGTGCGTTCTTGAATTCACGCTCGCCTTCAACACCTATTTTTAAACCAAAATTGTCTGCCATGCCTTCACCTCCTCCTAAATACCTGGTGGGATAATATCGTCAATGGTCCGTGTTTTCTTTGGCTTTTCAATACGATGCCATTGTTTATGACAAGTCCATAAATCAAAAAACAGCCCAATTGGCATAAGCCAGAATTCCTCTGTCTCCATGCCCATCTGAACTGTTCCATAATAAAGAAGCCGGGTAAAGACCTCATCGTCCGTTACCCGACTTCCACGTTTTTTGGAGTTTCCTCCT
The DNA window shown above is from Thermicanus aegyptius DSM 12793 and carries:
- a CDS encoding sigma factor-like helix-turn-helix DNA-binding protein produces the protein MAQYHHIKFLKEVEGLSQRQIAKQLGISRNTVRKYLSNQTAPTVIQRQNVYRTKEYSAETKRVLP
- a CDS encoding recombinase family protein, which translates into the protein MKKITKIEGNLANSFIKPKTRVVAYCRVSTDSNEQLVSLQAQKAHYETYIKANPEWEYAGLYYDEGISGTKKENRSDLLRMLSDCETGRIDLIITKSISRFARNTTDCLEMVRKLIDLGVHIYFEKENINTGSMESELMLSILSGLAESESISISENTKWAIQRRFQNGTFKISYPPYGYQNIDGQMIVNPKQAEVVKYIFAEVLSGKGTQKVANDLNQKGIPSKRRGRWTATTIRGILTNEKYTGDVILQKTYTDSHFNRHTNYGEKNMYLVENHHEAIISHEDFQAVDAILNQRAKEKSIEKRNSKYLNRYSFSSKIIVFVNNKLSQVDHLKIEPFSNRLLP
- a CDS encoding SHOCT domain-containing protein; protein product: MNQHEDKKVTKISDEVIDKNTTALKRVSQEQLQREFDYIQAEKLLRKMLEKGLITEVEFNKIDALNRQTFSPFLAEIMP
- a CDS encoding N-acetylmuramoyl-L-alanine amidase, with the protein product MKLRKLLLTNNACFKAGKTITPKGIMVHSTGANNPWLKRYVGPDDGLLGKNQYNNHWNQDKPGGRQVCVHAFIGKLADGSIATYQTLPWNHRGWHAGGAANNTHIGFEICEDSLTDASYFSAVYKESVELCVYLCKLYRFSEKDIICHSEGYKRGIASNHGDVMHWFPKHGKSMDTFRVDVKKLLSAENKTVELVNKKYYRVQIGAYSDKANAEAQLAKAKKAGFTDAFIKYD
- a CDS encoding phage holin family protein, with translation MKEIWNWIQLAIAAVGGFLGWFLGGYDGFLYALVAFVIIDYLTGVFCAIVNKKLYSEIGAKGIFKKVLIFIMVGIAHIIDTQILVSIGENSGILRTAVIFFYLSNEGVSILENAGHIGLPIPENLKSVLQQLHGRDGEPPKPGGGR
- a CDS encoding siphovirus ReqiPepy6 Gp37-like family protein, encoding MELYIYNSNRELVGIVESFEYLRWTRRYSQCGSFELKAIATTENTELLKEGNIIWKNDDEEVGIIEHLELSQTEHEIITASGRFATSFLSRRIVWQTEKLSGDISTCVEQLLNNNLINPSDVARKIANISFSAPNFNVPISTQVSYRNLMDAVTELCVASDVGIKTVFTPATGVFTVALYMGTESQAVFSKEYENLTEQIYTISAGDYANTALVGGEGEGPDRTFVAITSGSGETRHEIFVDAKDLRAEDFGLDYIDTLIFRGQSKLSEQAIRYSFDTSVNPHGNLSYKIDFDLGQTVKVISKAWGVSMTTRITEVEETYDADGQSISVVFGKAELTIAQKLHSDLSEVKTAISAPTGISEIAQALGAVEDTLVTVEETLGDLTEVDSKIQGDNVASTINNLYGKLPALEINVGGGTISIGQYALYYMKPGDAFYFTSWSGNKFSDQPSDDGHVFLIKHSGDNTGNGYQRAMGFFISRNTLTFYVISVFVFNNPSGQANWLNINNEPVTTARIANGAVTGLKIADRTITATKMVSSFSDYSTTEQNTGRLWIDGKTIYRKQVNLGSLTNATPKSVAHGISNLSTIVSLTGFATNGTVFLPLPLARYNNFASQIGLFANKTDIVVEPGNDRTAYTGYVVIEYTKTE
- a CDS encoding phage tail family protein, whose protein sequence is MELTYTNRDGESITLKQSRPYFLTKVDGTGNVRQTVNTFKAPDQDGAFYISSTLDMRNITIEGTVVADTPDEAYKRRQRFLQIFSPKLLGTLQYRDRQISCVVEEAGFSVSNRQRIPNFFISLLCPSPFFETLNEVREELASWIPLFEFELEIPTSGMEFGMRQPSQIITVENIGDVSCGCEIVFRALGTVSNPELLNIDTGEYIRLLTTMSAGDELRVYTHFASKRVVQIDGSTVTNAFSLLDTNSVFFQLAAGLNTLRYDASVNMELLEVSIYFRPQFLGV
- a CDS encoding phage tail protein; translation: MADNFGLKIGVEGEREFKNALREINQSFKVLGSEMALVTSQFDKNDKSIQSVTARNAVLNKEIDAQKEKISTLKAALDNASSSFGENDRRTQNWQIQLNRAQAELNLMERELEESTVEAENLGEELEDSGKSAEDAGGRFEKLGGVLKGIGVAMGAVAVAAGAAAIKLGKEVVTQFGELEQNLGGSEAVFGAYAASIQKTGEEAYKNLGISQSEYLATANKMGALLQGSGIQQQRSLELTEKAMQRAADMASVMGIDMSSALEAVTGAAKGNFDMMDNLGVAMNATNIEAYALAKGLDFTWNTATQAEKAEVAMQMFFENTEQYAGNFARESTQTISGSIGLLQAALGSFTAGLGNANADMTNLTENLVDAFEAVVTNIVPVLENIVAALPTATGAILTAVGDLLPMLLELVTNIFTQVLETILNLLPELIPAAVSALMTIVGALIDNLPLLINAAIELVTALVEGIGIALPQLIPAAVSAVMQIVQGLMDNLPLILDAALQLIIGLAKGLVDAIPQLTSALPVIIKAIVDFIIKSIPQIIEAGIQLLTSLVTALPTIITAVVEAIPQIIDSIISAVIGSIPLIIDAGIRLLISLIQALPQIITTVVGAIPKIVSSLVNAIIGNIDKIILAGVQLFVALIANLPRIIVEIVKAVPQIISGLVRAFTGYIGQMSQVGGNLIKGLWKGISDAGAWLWSKISGFFGNVVSRIKDFLGIRSPSTLFAGIGHNMGEGIGVGFEDAMTAVSKDMQNAVPTTFDFNYRGVSGQGNATGASITQNISVMTPKALSEKELAREFKNLSRKLALEL